Proteins from a single region of Streptomyces sp. HUAS 15-9:
- a CDS encoding cytochrome P450, which produces MTTTEMPDTLHRILDYSSRADPYPLYAELRETPVALQDDGSYVVSTYREITDLLHDPHLSSDVRNLSHPMPGAETGATPAFINLDPPEHDRLRRMAMRHFGPPHTPGLVTGLEPDLTAIVGRLIDDFAGKEQIDIVDDFAYPFPVTVICHLLGVPREDEPTFRLWVNDIINSIDYDPRTDPKEKLDNGVQARQALRQYLGGLLEQRHGRPGDDLLTRLANDDGPDGRMTDEEIISTANLLLIAGHETTVNLITNGMLTLLRHPEVLQRLRDEPGLVVALVEELLRYEPPVHIIPWRAAYSDITVAETVIPKGSQIMLMLASGSRDPNRFHDPDHFDPDRRDNQHLGFGSGIHLCFGGPMARLETQIALSELARRLDGPSLVADPPPYRRSPVLRGPIHLHIEQT; this is translated from the coding sequence CGACGGCAGCTATGTCGTCAGCACCTATCGCGAGATCACGGACCTGCTGCACGACCCGCACCTGAGCTCCGACGTCCGCAATCTGTCACATCCGATGCCCGGGGCCGAGACAGGGGCCACACCCGCGTTCATCAACCTCGACCCGCCCGAGCACGACCGCCTGCGGCGCATGGCGATGCGCCACTTCGGCCCCCCGCACACCCCGGGGCTGGTGACCGGCCTGGAACCCGACCTGACCGCCATCGTCGGCCGTCTCATCGACGACTTCGCGGGCAAGGAACAGATCGACATCGTCGACGACTTCGCCTACCCGTTCCCCGTCACGGTGATCTGCCACCTGCTCGGCGTGCCACGCGAGGACGAACCGACGTTCCGCCTGTGGGTGAACGACATCATCAACTCGATCGACTACGACCCCAGGACCGACCCGAAGGAAAAACTGGACAACGGCGTGCAGGCTCGCCAAGCCCTGCGCCAGTACCTCGGCGGGCTGCTGGAGCAACGCCACGGCCGACCGGGTGACGACCTGTTGACCCGGCTGGCCAACGACGACGGGCCGGACGGGCGGATGACCGACGAGGAAATCATCAGCACCGCGAACCTGCTGCTGATCGCCGGCCACGAGACCACCGTCAACCTCATCACCAACGGCATGCTGACGCTGCTGCGCCACCCCGAGGTGCTCCAGCGACTGCGCGACGAACCGGGTCTGGTTGTCGCACTGGTCGAGGAACTGCTGCGCTACGAGCCCCCCGTGCACATCATTCCCTGGCGGGCGGCCTACAGCGACATCACCGTCGCCGAGACCGTCATCCCCAAGGGCTCGCAGATCATGCTCATGCTGGCCTCGGGCAGCCGCGATCCGAACCGCTTCCACGATCCCGACCACTTCGACCCCGATCGACGGGACAACCAGCACCTCGGCTTCGGCAGCGGTATCCACCTGTGCTTCGGCGGCCCGATGGCCCGGCTGGAGACCCAGATCGCACTGAGCGAACTGGCACGCCGCCTCGACGGGCCCAGCCTGGTCGCCGACCCACCGCCGTACCGGCGCAGCCCCGTTCTTCGCGGCCCGATCCATCTGCACATCGAGCAGACCTAG